The window CGGGTGCGCCGCTCCCGCCCCGCCCGCGCCGGCGCCCGCATCCGCCACGCAGGCCGGTGGCGAGCTGGCGCGGTGGCAGGCGCGCGCGCAGGCCGTCACCATCACGCGCGACGACTGGGGGATCGCCCACGTGCGCGGGCGCACCGACGCCGACGCGGTGTTCGGGATGATGTACGCCCAGGCGGAGGACGACTTCAACCGGGTGGAGCGCAACTTCCTGGTGTCGCTGGGGCGGCTGGCAGAGGCGGAAGGCGAGTCCGCGGTGTGGCAGGACGTGCGGCAGCGTCTCTTCATCGACCACGACACGCTGCGGGCCCAGTACGCCGCGAGCCCGGCGTGGCTGCGGTCGCTGATGGACGCCTGGGCGGACGGGCTCAACTTCTACCTGCACACGCACCCCCAGGTGACGCCGCGCGCCATCCGCCGGTTCGAGCCGTGGATGGCGCTGTCGTTCAGCGAGGGGAGCATCGGGGCCGACATCGAGCGGGTGTCGCTGCGCGACCTGGCCGCCTTCTACGGCACCCGGCAGGTGGCTGCCCGGCAGCCCGTGCCGGACACCGGGGCCTTCAAGGAGCAGGGCGGCTCCAACGGCATCGCCATCGCCCCGGGGAACACGGCGAACGGGCGCGCGCTCCTCCTCATCAACCCGCACACCTCGTTCTTCTTCCGCGCGGAGCTGCACGCCACCAGCGACGAGGGGCTGAACGCGTACGGGGCCGCCACCTGGGGGCAGTTCTTCATCTACCAGGGCTTCAACGACCGGCTGGGGTGGATGCACACCACCAGCGGGGTGGACGCCGTCGACGAGTTCCTGGAGACGGTGGCGGAGCGCGGTGGCCGCCACGTCTACCGCTACGGCGCCGAGGAGCGGCCGGTGACGACGGACACCGTCACCGTGTCCGTCCGCGGCGCGGACGGGGCGTTGGGGCGGCGGAGCATCACCGTGTTCCGAACGCACCACGGGCCGGTGGTGCGCGAGCAGGACGGCCGCTGGGTAGCGGTGGCGATGATGAACACCCCGGTGGAGGCGCTCAGCCAGAGCTACCTGCGCACCAGGGCCCGCACGCTGGCGGAGTTCCGCCGCGCGCTGGAGCTGCGCGCCAACTCGTCGAACGCCACCGTGTACGCGGACGCGGACGGGAACATCGCCTACTTCCACCCGCAGTTCATCCCGCGCCGCGACGACCGCTTCGACTACACGCGGCCGGTGGACGGAAGCGACCCCGCCACCGACTGGCGCGGACTGCACGCCCTGGACGAGTCGCCCGGAATGGTGAACCCCGCCACGGGGTGGATCCAGAACACCAACAACACGCCGTACTCCGCCGCCGGGGAGAGCTCCCCCCGCCCCGAGCGCTTCGCCCGCTACATGGACACCTACGGCGAGAACGCGCGCGGCCTGCACGCCCTGCAGCTGCTGCGCGGGCGGCGGGGGTGGACGCTGCAGGGGCTGATCGACGCGGCGTACGACCCGCACATGCCCGGTTTCGACCTGGTGCTGCCGCCGCTCCTGCGTGCGTACGACGCCCTGCCCGCGGGGGACCCGCGCCGGGCGCGGCTCGCCGAGCCGGTGGCCGCGCTGCGCGGGTGGGACCGCCGCTGGGACGCGGCCTCCGTCCCCACTTCGCTCGCCATCTTCTACGGCACAAGGCTGTGGGGGGAGCACGGCGGCCGGGCGCCCGGCGTGGCGGAGCGCGGCCCCACGGCGACGACGCTGCACTGGGCCGCGGCGGCCCTGACCCCGGAGCAGCACCTGGAGGCACTGGTGTTCGCGGTGGAGCGGCTGGAGCGGGAGTTCGGCAGCTGGCGAACGCCGTGGGGAGAGATCAACCGCTTTCAGCGGATCACGGGGGACGTGGTGCACCCCTTCAGCGACGCGGGCCCCAGCATCCCGGTGGGGTTCACCCACGGGCACTGGGGCTCGCTCGCCTCCTTTGCCGCGGCACCGCGCAACGGCAGCCGGCGGTGGTACGGCACCAGCGGCAACAGCTTCGTCGCCGCGGTGGAGTTCGGGCGCGACTCGGTGCGGGCGCGGGCCGTCACGGCCGGCGGCGAGAGCGGCGATCCCGGCTCGCGGCACTTCAACGACCAGGCGGAGCGCTACGCGGCCGGCCGCCTGCGCGACGTGTACTTCTACCCCGGGCAGCTGCGCGGGCACACGGAGCGCGTGTACCGCCCGGGGCAGTGACCTCGCCGGGGCGCGCGACAGTCGCCGCCGCACGCCATCCGAAGTTTACCCCCTCTCCCACGCTGTTTGTGGGAGAGGGTGGACGAGCATAAGCGAGGACGGGTGAGGGCCCCACGGCAGCCGAGGCCTCGGCATCCCCGACCGCTGCCGCGCCCGGGCTGGGAAGCATCCGCGGCAAGATCCTTCGGCGCGCAGGACCGGCGTACGCGCTGGTGCCGTGCGCCTGCGCCTCTGGATGACAACGGGCGCGCCGCCGTGTTTCGTCGTTCTCCCCTCTCCGCACGTAGTTTGTGCGGGGAGGGGCCGGGGGAGGGGCCTACTGCGCGCTGAGCCGTTCCGCCTCGGCGCGCATGCTGGGGAGCGCCTGCTGATGGTCGCGGTACTCGGGAAGGTCGCGCGACACCTCGCCGCCGTACGCATCCAGGAACCGCTTGTAGAACGTGCGCGACGCCGCGGCGTTCCCGCCCATCGCCTCCGCGCGCCCGGCCGCGAACAAGCCGAACAGGTGCTTGGGGTCCGCCGCCAGGATGGCGTCGGCCTGCGCCCTGACCGCCGCCGCGTCGCCCTGCACGCGGTACAGCTCCGACAGGTGGTAGCGCACGTCGTTGTCCTGCGGCACCTGCCCGTACGCCTGCACCGCCATCGGCGCGAACTGGCGGGCCTGCGTCGTGTCGCCGCTGGCCTCGGCGCTCAGCACCCGGTTGAACAGCCGGTCCGCGGCCTCACGCGGTGTCATGCTCGAAAGGTCCACCGACGAGGGATCGCCCGCGGGGGCGCCGCTCTGCGCGAACGGGCCGGCCGGCGTCGCGGCGGTGGGCTGGGCGGCGGGCTCGTCGCCGCCAGGGCGGAACACCAGCACGAGCGCCAGCGCGGCCACGGACGCGCCCGCCAGCGCCCAGGGAACCATTGCCTTGCGCGACCGGGCGGCGGTGGGCGTGGCGACGGCGACGCCGCAGTCGTTGCAGAAGCGGGCGCCCAGCGGCAGCGGGTTCTGGCATTCGCGGCAGGTGGCGTTCAGCGCCACTCCGCAATCGGGGCAAAAACGTCCTGCGGACGCGGTGCCGCAGGACGGGCAGGTTGTGCTCATGGGCTCCACACGGGCCGGAAACGACGGAACGAACCAACGGGACGGAATCCCGTAAATCTACGGCGCGCACCTACCCCACTCAACCCTGGCGCACGCCACGGCCCATGCTACGCGCCGGGCACGCGTTCTGCCCGATTGCGATGCGCACCTGTCCAGGCCGGTTCCCCGACTCACCAGGCCCGCGCGGCAAAGGACTTCCGATGAAGAGTGGAGCCAATCCCGCGCTGTCGATCGTCGGGCAGGGACAGAGTGCAACCGTTCCGCCCATCCGCACCTTCTCGGTCGAACCCGATCCGTCCACCGACGCGCGCATCCGGCTCATCAGCCAGCTGGCCGCCGACCGCCTGCGCGACCTGCGCGACGACGGCGTGAGCACGGCCTACATCGCGCAGATGTACGGCGTGGACCCGTCGACCATCCAGGAGATGATGTCCACCATCACGGGGATCCGCTGACCGGGAAGTGCGTTAGTGCGTTAGTGCGGGAGTGAAACGGCGCGCACCATCGCCTGAACGTCCGGAGAGCCGGGTCCCATCGCTGGCCCGGCTCCTTGTTTTCGCACTTTCGCACTTCCGCACTCACGCACTCACGCACTTCCCCCACCCAACAGCACCTTCCCGAAGTTCTTGCGATCCTGGATCCACGCGTGCGCATCCGCCGCCTGCTCCAGGGGAAACACGCGATCCACGACGGGATCGAAGGTGCCGTCCTGCACCCGCTCCATGATCTCGGACTGCATGCGCTTCAGCAGGTCCACGCGCTTCCACAGGTGCCCCAGGTTCACCCCGTGGACGCCGCGGTTCCTGTTCATCATGGGGATGGGGCTGAAGCGCGGCATGTTCCACAGCCCGCGCACCGCGGCGGGGATGCTGCGGCGCTTGCCGGGGGCAAAGCTCGACACGCCGAAGACGTACAGCCGCCCAAGGTGCGCGAGCGATCGATAGCTCTTGGCGAACGACTCGCCCCCCACGGCGTCCAGCGCGATGTCGACGCCGTTGCCGCCGGTGATGCGCTTTACCTCTGCCTCGAAGTCCTGCGTGCGGTAGTCGATGCAGTGCGCCACACCCATCTCCCGCAGCCGCTCGTGCTTGCCCGCGCTCGCCGTGCCGATCACCTCCGCGCCGCGCCAGCGGCAGATCTGCACGGCGGCCTGCCCGACGCCACCCGCCACCGCCTGCACCAGCACGCGGTCGCCCTCGCGCACGCAGCCCAGGTGCACCAGCATGATCCACGCGGTGAGGTAGTTCACGGGGATGGCCGCGGCCTTCTGGAACGAGAGCGTGTCGGGAAGCGGCGACACCTGCGTCGGCGACACGCACACCACGTCCGCGTACCCGCCGAACCGGGTGAGCGCGCCCACGCGGTCGCCTTCGCGAAAGCCCTGGACGTCCTTACCGACGCGGTCGATCACCCCCGCCACCTCGTAGCCGACCACGGTGGGAAGGGGCGGCGCGTCGGGGTACAATCCCATGCGCGCCAGCACGTCGGCGAAGTTCACGCCCGACGCCTCCACGCGAATGCGCACCTCGCCGGCGGCCGGCTCCGGGTCCGGCGCCTCGCGCACCTGCAGCACCTCCGGCCCGCCGCGCCGGGTGATCCACACCTGTTTCACGTCCGCCTCCCTGTCCCGTCCGGTCGATGAACCCGCATCAGCGCAGCGCGCGATACTCCCGCGCGAAGTGCACCAGCGGCGCGGCCTCGGCACCAATCTCCACGCGCTCCACCTGCCCGATGACGATCTGGTGGTCACCGCCGGGATACGTCTCCCACAGGCGGCAGACCAGCGACGCCAGCGCGCCCTCCAGCACGGCGTCGCCGGACTCCGGGAGACGCGACGGGTCCGGCGGCACCCGCAGCGCCACGTCTGAGGCCAGCCGCCGGTCGCCCTCCGCCAGCAGGTTGAGGACGAAGCGGCGCTGCTCGTGGATCGTCGGCAGGATGGCGGCGTGGTTCCCGATGCAGACCAGCACCAGCGGAGGATCCACCGAAAGCGACGTCACGGCGCTGGCGGTGATCGCCTCGACGTCGTCGCCGTCCGAAGCCGCCAGGATGGCGACGCCACTGGCCCACAGCGACATCGCCTCGCGAAAGTCCTCGGTCCGTACGCCGTCGGCGAGCTCGTCGTCGCCGGCGTGCGTGCGGATGCTGGCCTGGATGGGTCGGCGGCTCATCGCGATCTCCTGGTCTCTGTCTGATGCAATCCGCTGCAAGATGCACGTCGGCCCGGCTCCGCGCACGGGGAGCGGGGCCGACAGCGGGGTTTCACGGGGACGCGCGGCGAGAATCCCCGCGCGTCCCCGTGAGGTC is drawn from Longimicrobium sp. and contains these coding sequences:
- a CDS encoding penicillin acylase family protein, which encodes MNRLLRSPARRVLALLVLSGCAAPAPPAPAPASATQAGGELARWQARAQAVTITRDDWGIAHVRGRTDADAVFGMMYAQAEDDFNRVERNFLVSLGRLAEAEGESAVWQDVRQRLFIDHDTLRAQYAASPAWLRSLMDAWADGLNFYLHTHPQVTPRAIRRFEPWMALSFSEGSIGADIERVSLRDLAAFYGTRQVAARQPVPDTGAFKEQGGSNGIAIAPGNTANGRALLLINPHTSFFFRAELHATSDEGLNAYGAATWGQFFIYQGFNDRLGWMHTTSGVDAVDEFLETVAERGGRHVYRYGAEERPVTTDTVTVSVRGADGALGRRSITVFRTHHGPVVREQDGRWVAVAMMNTPVEALSQSYLRTRARTLAEFRRALELRANSSNATVYADADGNIAYFHPQFIPRRDDRFDYTRPVDGSDPATDWRGLHALDESPGMVNPATGWIQNTNNTPYSAAGESSPRPERFARYMDTYGENARGLHALQLLRGRRGWTLQGLIDAAYDPHMPGFDLVLPPLLRAYDALPAGDPRRARLAEPVAALRGWDRRWDAASVPTSLAIFYGTRLWGEHGGRAPGVAERGPTATTLHWAAAALTPEQHLEALVFAVERLEREFGSWRTPWGEINRFQRITGDVVHPFSDAGPSIPVGFTHGHWGSLASFAAAPRNGSRRWYGTSGNSFVAAVEFGRDSVRARAVTAGGESGDPGSRHFNDQAERYAAGRLRDVYFYPGQLRGHTERVYRPGQ
- a CDS encoding zinc ribbon domain-containing protein encodes the protein MSTTCPSCGTASAGRFCPDCGVALNATCRECQNPLPLGARFCNDCGVAVATPTAARSRKAMVPWALAGASVAALALVLVFRPGGDEPAAQPTAATPAGPFAQSGAPAGDPSSVDLSSMTPREAADRLFNRVLSAEASGDTTQARQFAPMAVQAYGQVPQDNDVRYHLSELYRVQGDAAAVRAQADAILAADPKHLFGLFAAGRAEAMGGNAAASRTFYKRFLDAYGGEVSRDLPEYRDHQQALPSMRAEAERLSAQ
- a CDS encoding medium chain dehydrogenase/reductase family protein, with translation MKQVWITRRGGPEVLQVREAPDPEPAAGEVRIRVEASGVNFADVLARMGLYPDAPPLPTVVGYEVAGVIDRVGKDVQGFREGDRVGALTRFGGYADVVCVSPTQVSPLPDTLSFQKAAAIPVNYLTAWIMLVHLGCVREGDRVLVQAVAGGVGQAAVQICRWRGAEVIGTASAGKHERLREMGVAHCIDYRTQDFEAEVKRITGGNGVDIALDAVGGESFAKSYRSLAHLGRLYVFGVSSFAPGKRRSIPAAVRGLWNMPRFSPIPMMNRNRGVHGVNLGHLWKRVDLLKRMQSEIMERVQDGTFDPVVDRVFPLEQAADAHAWIQDRKNFGKVLLGGGSA
- a CDS encoding flavin reductase family protein, with amino-acid sequence MSRRPIQASIRTHAGDDELADGVRTEDFREAMSLWASGVAILAASDGDDVEAITASAVTSLSVDPPLVLVCIGNHAAILPTIHEQRRFVLNLLAEGDRRLASDVALRVPPDPSRLPESGDAVLEGALASLVCRLWETYPGGDHQIVIGQVERVEIGAEAAPLVHFAREYRALR